The Candidatus Flexicrinis affinis genome has a segment encoding these proteins:
- a CDS encoding exo-alpha-sialidase, with protein sequence MILVPSTPEYPRNDEASAVLLADGGMLVVWSRFKHLNRGSNGSRAYDPVTGLPGTALNSDNASSDIAAIETHDGGHTWSPPRTLITNTAGLNVMNPGLARLSNGNLGLLYNFRESTISACRLYRTSSDEGHTWSEPVALTSEGYQTGCNDRLTVLSSGRLLTALHVTDDWHSHHLFTRVARSDDHGQTWSFSDSIELPPVSSSGESGAWEGDLVERADGSVLLVLRTAMGTLFRAESHDSGATWTELRSLEVVSPVAPAVIRRIPGSDRLLLIWNWNYNVHQAMAGTRCPLAYAVSDDHGASWPHLQRHTLEDDPEFTWAYPSCTFVGGEAWITYYESRADDPFGPRSLKLRRLPVDSLLEGS encoded by the coding sequence GTGATTCTCGTGCCCTCAACGCCGGAGTATCCGCGTAATGACGAAGCCAGCGCGGTGCTCCTTGCAGACGGGGGAATGCTCGTGGTGTGGTCGCGCTTCAAACACCTTAACCGTGGTTCCAACGGTTCGCGTGCGTACGACCCGGTCACCGGCCTGCCCGGCACTGCCCTCAACAGCGACAACGCTTCCTCGGACATCGCTGCAATTGAAACACACGACGGCGGTCATACGTGGTCACCACCGCGCACGTTGATAACGAACACCGCTGGCCTCAACGTCATGAATCCCGGCCTGGCTCGCCTCAGTAATGGGAACCTCGGACTCCTGTACAACTTTCGCGAGTCCACAATTTCCGCGTGCCGCCTGTATCGGACCTCGTCCGACGAGGGCCATACATGGTCTGAGCCGGTTGCGTTGACATCGGAGGGCTATCAAACAGGATGCAACGACCGTCTCACGGTATTGTCCAGCGGACGCCTGCTAACCGCGCTCCACGTCACCGATGATTGGCATTCGCATCATCTATTCACCCGCGTCGCGCGTTCCGACGACCACGGACAGACCTGGTCCTTCAGCGATTCCATCGAGCTACCACCCGTGTCCAGCTCGGGTGAGTCGGGGGCTTGGGAAGGCGATCTGGTCGAACGGGCAGACGGATCGGTGCTGCTGGTGCTGCGGACGGCCATGGGCACATTGTTTCGCGCCGAGTCGCACGACAGCGGTGCGACGTGGACCGAGTTGCGTTCGCTGGAAGTCGTGTCCCCCGTCGCACCTGCCGTGATCCGCCGGATTCCCGGGAGTGATCGACTGCTGCTGATATGGAACTGGAATTACAACGTCCACCAAGCGATGGCTGGGACGAGATGTCCGCTTGCCTACGCGGTAAGCGACGATCACGGAGCATCGTGGCCTCATCTCCAGCGGCACACACTCGAAGATGATCCTGAGTTCACGTGGGCCTATCCCAGCTGTACGTTTGTCGGCGGCGAGGCGTGGATCACTTACTACGAGTCCCGCGCTGACGATCCGTTCGGTCCGCGGTCGCTGAAACTCCGTCGGCTTCCGGTGGACTCGCTATTGGAGGGGTCGTGA
- a CDS encoding ABC transporter substrate-binding protein gives MKPVSARSLLFVLLIVSLFTISLGTVAQEGTSIRVFANDRPDPTFIAHGAITGTNEALFNALHCSLVNLDENYSIQPDLAASFTLSEDETTYTFALNPDAKWHDGTPVTAADVEFTWVAYATPEAITGSRIRPLVMTSIVGGADVVASAAEAPSYADTTKYAGIEIVDDHTITFTLTGPNPLWLITSSQSPNGYILPKHILADIPYADWKTQPIYGAAPLGCGPFQFVQQIEGQFVELGAFADYHLGAPEIDRVFFMNWLTQDVGIAQIESGELDVMLGLTPTDADRLSRETDAQILTTPSAAAYQLSINTFRITDPRVRLAMAYALDREAILDAIFLGQGRVQECCFLNDWAIPEGQTPYPYDPDMARQLLADAGWDSNRELSVLFPTAYRLSDSLLPIVQQQLAEVGIRTIIDPQEQTAFREKLITNQDWDIFFNQGANMLPDPGSFTVWECPTGGKPQSGWFYCDDKMADQYVIGRTTADFATRQAAYQAIQTIFYEEMPTVNIAVPYTIFAVQQRVQGLTPTANRAASTWNIYDWTVTE, from the coding sequence ATGAAGCCCGTATCCGCCCGTTCATTGTTGTTCGTCTTGCTGATCGTCAGTTTGTTCACCATTTCCCTCGGAACCGTCGCCCAAGAAGGCACCAGCATTCGCGTTTTTGCGAACGACCGGCCTGACCCGACGTTTATCGCCCACGGCGCCATCACCGGCACCAACGAAGCACTGTTCAACGCCTTGCACTGCTCATTGGTCAATCTCGATGAGAACTATTCGATCCAGCCCGACCTAGCCGCTAGCTTTACGCTCAGCGAGGACGAGACAACATACACGTTTGCGCTGAACCCGGACGCCAAGTGGCACGACGGAACGCCCGTGACCGCCGCGGATGTCGAGTTTACTTGGGTGGCTTACGCGACTCCCGAGGCCATTACCGGATCGCGCATCCGGCCGTTGGTCATGACTTCGATTGTGGGCGGCGCAGATGTCGTCGCGTCTGCAGCGGAAGCACCATCATACGCCGATACGACCAAGTATGCCGGAATCGAGATTGTTGATGACCACACCATCACGTTCACGCTCACTGGACCCAACCCGCTGTGGCTAATCACTTCCAGCCAAAGCCCGAACGGGTACATCCTGCCCAAGCACATCCTCGCCGATATCCCGTATGCCGACTGGAAGACCCAGCCGATCTACGGTGCGGCGCCGCTAGGCTGCGGTCCGTTCCAGTTCGTGCAGCAGATCGAGGGTCAGTTTGTCGAGCTAGGGGCGTTTGCCGATTATCACCTCGGCGCGCCCGAGATCGACCGCGTGTTCTTCATGAACTGGCTGACTCAGGATGTCGGCATCGCGCAGATCGAGTCCGGTGAGCTGGACGTCATGCTCGGCCTGACGCCGACCGATGCCGATCGCCTCTCGCGCGAGACCGATGCGCAGATCCTGACCACGCCGTCAGCGGCAGCCTACCAGCTTTCGATCAACACGTTCCGCATCACCGATCCGCGGGTACGTCTCGCGATGGCCTACGCTCTTGACCGCGAAGCGATCTTGGATGCGATCTTCCTCGGTCAGGGACGGGTTCAGGAGTGCTGCTTCCTGAACGATTGGGCCATCCCCGAAGGTCAGACGCCGTATCCGTACGACCCGGACATGGCCCGTCAGCTGTTGGCTGATGCGGGATGGGACAGTAATCGAGAGTTGAGCGTCCTGTTCCCGACGGCTTACCGCTTGTCCGATTCCCTGCTGCCGATTGTGCAGCAGCAGCTCGCTGAAGTGGGTATTCGGACGATCATCGACCCGCAGGAGCAGACCGCGTTCCGCGAGAAGCTCATCACCAATCAGGATTGGGACATCTTCTTCAATCAGGGCGCGAACATGCTGCCCGATCCCGGCAGCTTCACGGTTTGGGAATGTCCCACGGGCGGCAAGCCGCAGTCCGGTTGGTTCTACTGCGACGACAAGATGGCGGACCAGTACGTGATCGGAAGGACGACGGCAGATTTCGCCACGCGGCAGGCTGCCTATCAGGCGATCCAGACGATATTCTACGAAGAGATGCCGACCGTGAACATTGCCGTGCCGTATACGATCTTCGCCGTACAGCAGCGCGTTCAGGGGCTGACGCCGACTGCCAACCGCGCTGCCTCGACGTGGAACATTTACGACTGGACGGTGACGGAATAA
- a CDS encoding ABC transporter permease, protein MAAFGLVVFAAIVIVAVAAPLFSDQTPYRTDLRAVRQAPSEAHILGTDIAGRDIFTRVIYGARISLTVGIGTVAVYGILGVIFGLVSGFYGGWIDAVVMRVCDTLMSVPTLLVVLMLVTITEPSLTNIIIAIAISRWPGVTRLVRGQVLVAKQFEYVTAARALGASGARIMTRHLLPNILAPVIVSASFGMASAILAEASLSFLGVGIRPPEPSWGTMLNEARALSVLAEMPWFWIPPGIMTAVTVLCINFVGDGLRDALDPRMKEI, encoded by the coding sequence ATGGCAGCGTTCGGCCTCGTCGTGTTCGCGGCGATCGTAATCGTCGCCGTAGCCGCGCCGCTGTTCAGCGATCAGACCCCATATCGCACGGACCTCCGCGCAGTACGTCAGGCGCCTAGCGAAGCGCACATTCTGGGCACCGACATTGCCGGACGCGATATCTTTACGCGTGTTATCTACGGCGCGCGAATCTCGTTGACTGTTGGCATCGGTACCGTTGCCGTTTACGGAATTCTCGGGGTGATCTTCGGGCTTGTATCGGGTTTCTATGGGGGTTGGATCGACGCCGTCGTTATGCGGGTCTGCGACACGCTGATGTCCGTGCCCACGCTGCTGGTGGTCCTCATGCTCGTCACCATTACGGAGCCAAGCCTCACGAACATCATCATCGCTATCGCGATCAGCCGCTGGCCCGGCGTAACGCGTCTCGTACGCGGACAGGTATTGGTGGCCAAGCAGTTCGAGTACGTCACAGCCGCACGCGCGCTGGGAGCATCAGGCGCGCGCATCATGACGCGGCACTTGCTGCCGAACATCCTCGCGCCGGTGATCGTCTCTGCAAGCTTTGGAATGGCGTCCGCCATCCTCGCCGAAGCGTCGCTGAGCTTCCTTGGCGTCGGCATCCGGCCGCCGGAACCAAGCTGGGGAACGATGCTCAACGAGGCGCGTGCCCTCAGCGTATTGGCTGAGATGCCCTGGTTCTGGATTCCGCCGGGGATCATGACCGCTGTCACGGTATTGTGTATCAACTTTGTTGGCGATGGATTGCGCGACGCGCTTGATCCACGTATGAAGGAGATCTAG
- a CDS encoding Gfo/Idh/MocA family oxidoreductase, giving the protein MTTLSSPVRFAIVSPSRWGRTLLNAAAASPILKFAGVTSRDFANAHAIVEQYGGCVYASYDDILGDPSTEAVLLPTPNFLHYDQTMAALSAGKHVLVEKPIANTVAQAREMQSEATRRGLVLAVGMQGRRTGAAHMVKQMIDDGTLGRVALAAAMHGAPLLNNRDPDSWYMDADKAPGGPLDQLAVHYFDLLAYFFGPVRRVFGAYTRRAAPATVPDAASAILEMEDGTLVTYSTHQISAYVSQLVLFGTKGALHFKRFGQELLWEEVVPPAQAKVDGPTIRPLEVTGPHPFTTALTDELEDFARCVREGGTPLVGAAEGIAALRVARAVMESWDTGRVVELD; this is encoded by the coding sequence ATGACGACTCTTTCTTCTCCAGTACGATTTGCCATCGTCTCTCCCTCCCGTTGGGGACGAACGCTGCTGAACGCGGCAGCGGCCTCGCCCATCCTGAAGTTCGCCGGCGTCACGAGTCGCGATTTCGCGAACGCGCACGCTATTGTCGAACAGTACGGCGGTTGCGTGTACGCCAGTTATGATGACATTCTGGGCGATCCGTCGACTGAGGCGGTCCTCCTGCCCACGCCCAACTTCTTGCACTATGACCAGACGATGGCGGCGCTGAGTGCCGGCAAACACGTGCTGGTCGAGAAGCCGATCGCAAATACGGTGGCACAAGCTCGGGAAATGCAGTCGGAAGCCACTCGGCGCGGGTTGGTCCTTGCGGTCGGCATGCAGGGACGACGTACCGGCGCCGCACACATGGTTAAGCAGATGATCGACGACGGGACGCTGGGTCGCGTGGCTCTGGCCGCGGCGATGCACGGCGCGCCTCTGCTCAACAACCGCGACCCGGACAGCTGGTACATGGATGCCGACAAAGCGCCGGGCGGGCCGCTCGATCAGCTCGCCGTTCACTATTTCGACCTGTTGGCCTACTTCTTTGGGCCCGTCCGGCGGGTTTTCGGCGCGTATACGCGCCGGGCAGCGCCTGCAACCGTGCCGGATGCCGCGTCGGCAATCCTCGAAATGGAGGATGGCACGCTCGTTACCTACAGCACACACCAGATTTCGGCTTACGTTAGTCAGCTCGTATTGTTCGGCACGAAAGGCGCCCTCCACTTCAAGCGATTTGGGCAGGAACTGCTGTGGGAAGAGGTCGTTCCACCGGCCCAGGCGAAGGTAGACGGACCCACGATCAGGCCGCTTGAAGTCACCGGTCCGCATCCCTTTACGACGGCGCTGACCGACGAACTGGAAGACTTCGCCCGATGCGTCCGTGAAGGTGGAACGCCGCTGGTTGGCGCTGCGGAAGGCATTGCAGCGCTTCGAGTCGCCCGCGCTGTCATGGAGTCGTGGGACACGGGTCGCGTCGTGGAGCTGGACTGA
- a CDS encoding ABC transporter permease: MRQYFTRRILQSIPTLLLLTVVTFGFIQAAPGDYVDAMIDPATLTENSAEVLARQRATLGLDQPIVIQYVRWVGELARGNLGFSFVHKRPVLSMIGERLWATVQLGGLAILVAVVIGVSAGIVSGMRPYTPFDYVVSVISYGAWSFPNFYLGMILIYIFAVELKVLPSAGMLTPGVDSFGDRLKHLILPVTALSVQFIGLFARQTRSAVLEVRAEDFVTTARAKGLRPRRVTLRHIVPNALIPVVTVIGLSLPIVITGAIVTEMVFGWSGMGTMMINAITGRDYPVVMGTVLVIGIVVLLVNFVVDVTYAIIDPRIRYQ, from the coding sequence ATGCGACAGTACTTCACACGTCGGATTCTACAATCAATCCCTACGCTCCTGCTGCTGACGGTCGTCACGTTCGGATTCATTCAGGCGGCGCCGGGGGATTACGTAGATGCCATGATCGATCCGGCGACATTGACCGAAAACAGCGCCGAAGTTCTGGCGAGGCAGCGCGCCACCTTAGGCCTCGACCAACCGATCGTCATCCAGTACGTGCGCTGGGTCGGGGAATTGGCGCGCGGGAATCTCGGGTTCTCGTTTGTCCATAAGCGCCCCGTTCTGAGCATGATCGGCGAACGCCTGTGGGCAACCGTACAACTCGGCGGGCTGGCGATCCTCGTCGCCGTCGTCATCGGCGTCAGCGCTGGCATTGTGAGTGGAATGCGACCGTATACGCCATTCGACTATGTGGTATCGGTCATCAGCTACGGTGCCTGGTCGTTTCCCAATTTCTACCTCGGCATGATTCTAATCTACATCTTTGCGGTCGAGCTGAAGGTACTACCTTCGGCGGGCATGCTTACTCCGGGCGTCGATAGCTTTGGCGACCGGCTGAAGCATTTGATCCTCCCCGTCACCGCGCTGAGTGTCCAGTTCATCGGGCTGTTTGCACGCCAAACCCGTTCGGCCGTGCTCGAGGTCCGCGCAGAGGACTTCGTCACAACTGCCCGCGCCAAGGGCCTACGGCCACGGCGCGTGACACTTCGCCATATCGTGCCCAATGCGTTGATTCCGGTGGTCACCGTTATCGGCTTGTCGCTCCCGATTGTGATCACGGGTGCGATCGTCACCGAAATGGTCTTCGGATGGTCAGGCATGGGCACCATGATGATCAACGCCATAACGGGCCGCGACTATCCCGTCGTCATGGGAACGGTTCTCGTCATAGGAATAGTGGTACTGCTCGTCAATTTCGTTGTGGACGTCACGTATGCAATCATCGACCCGCGCATCCGCTACCAGTAG
- a CDS encoding S8/S53 family peptidase, with the protein MLAPSKRTLFCLMCTLCACFFSLTVAGAQGRSTSAGNCTLTPDQVLGQAFSGTAGAEGETSEAGFTPEGEDIVAEGLDASPEWIIETLQYAEPGAEQVAILVIDDFSSDGTGDLPASHGWLVWEVFQQLVGQLVPDSAGLITLQQVNIADEAGYRSDLILPELRTAIDDLSARGIGRFVLNMSFIFIPCADREMGFDFADFADARQGNTRLSLVEHVGGDPDYVRSILKDARVGYIDETGLTSLEQESPRGSQSLQSRSNRPEGSEIPPTPARDVPAFRSRDLSVLRLFNNTALQADPLRDYLRDFRDVIVVPVASSGNFKQRQPFYPARWPEVVSVSANEGEDLRFWLHSNNGDISVPGAWFHFEDGQYRAGTSFAAPVVSLLIALDLTQTEPACRSRGNTPVLARGSFDNALLADAVRQYCRG; encoded by the coding sequence ATGTTGGCCCCGTCAAAGAGAACCCTCTTCTGCCTGATGTGTACGCTCTGCGCCTGCTTCTTCAGTCTGACTGTGGCTGGCGCGCAGGGCCGCAGCACCTCCGCCGGCAACTGCACCCTGACGCCTGATCAAGTACTCGGGCAGGCCTTCAGCGGGACCGCTGGCGCTGAGGGCGAAACTAGTGAAGCAGGCTTTACGCCTGAGGGTGAGGACATAGTCGCCGAAGGTTTGGATGCCAGCCCGGAGTGGATCATCGAGACTCTGCAATATGCCGAACCCGGGGCCGAACAGGTCGCGATCTTGGTGATCGACGATTTTTCCTCCGACGGCACTGGCGATCTCCCGGCCTCGCACGGCTGGCTCGTTTGGGAGGTCTTCCAGCAGCTTGTCGGTCAGCTCGTGCCGGACTCTGCCGGACTCATCACGCTCCAACAGGTCAACATCGCCGACGAGGCGGGTTATCGCTCCGACTTGATCCTACCGGAACTCCGGACCGCGATCGATGACCTCAGCGCCCGAGGAATCGGCCGCTTTGTCCTCAACATGAGCTTTATCTTCATCCCCTGTGCGGATCGGGAAATGGGTTTCGACTTTGCCGACTTTGCCGATGCGCGTCAGGGCAATACCCGGCTCTCCCTCGTTGAACACGTCGGCGGCGATCCCGATTATGTTCGCTCTATCCTCAAAGATGCGCGCGTCGGCTACATCGACGAAACCGGTCTGACGAGCCTCGAACAAGAGTCGCCTCGGGGCAGCCAATCGCTTCAGTCACGGTCCAACCGGCCGGAGGGCAGCGAGATCCCGCCGACTCCGGCGCGTGACGTCCCGGCTTTCCGCAGTCGCGACTTGTCCGTACTGCGGCTGTTCAACAACACCGCGCTTCAAGCCGACCCACTCCGCGACTACTTGCGCGACTTTCGAGACGTGATCGTTGTGCCGGTCGCGTCGTCGGGCAACTTCAAGCAGCGCCAGCCGTTCTATCCGGCGCGTTGGCCGGAAGTGGTTAGCGTCAGCGCCAACGAAGGAGAGGACTTGCGCTTCTGGTTGCACAGCAACAACGGCGACATCAGCGTTCCCGGCGCGTGGTTTCACTTCGAGGATGGACAGTACCGGGCGGGTACGTCGTTCGCCGCGCCAGTGGTGAGCCTGCTCATCGCTTTGGACCTAACCCAGACCGAACCCGCCTGCCGGAGCCGGGGGAATACGCCGGTACTTGCGCGCGGGTCGTTCGACAATGCGCTGCTTGCCGACGCCGTGAGACAGTACTGCCGCGGGTGA
- a CDS encoding dihydrodipicolinate synthase family protein, producing the protein MTGKFTGIIPPVISPLTPAGEIDVAGLESHVHRLIDGGVHGLFVLGSSGEGPLLTSSLAKTLIRRTVEAVDGQIPVIAGALEPSTVRTIEAIELAAECGADAVVITTPYYVETDDAGLRAHVREAAERSPLPVVLYNIPSKTHHNMTPSIVADVIDLENIVGIKDSHGDWPQFEQLLALRGPDFVVLQGAERYAAQSLLAGADGLVPGLSNVAPRLFAEMFDAAQAGDRERLLALQSDADALGTLHTYGHWLACLKYAVSLVGPTQPHTFARVVPLSDAARATIESLVRRQQGGPE; encoded by the coding sequence ATGACTGGCAAGTTCACGGGTATCATCCCGCCTGTGATCTCGCCGCTGACTCCCGCAGGAGAAATCGACGTGGCCGGCCTTGAGAGTCATGTTCACCGGCTCATTGACGGCGGCGTCCACGGTCTGTTTGTGCTTGGCAGCAGCGGCGAAGGTCCACTGCTCACAAGTTCGCTTGCCAAAACTCTGATCCGGCGCACCGTTGAGGCTGTGGATGGGCAGATTCCTGTGATCGCAGGTGCTTTGGAGCCTTCCACGGTTCGCACGATCGAGGCGATCGAACTGGCCGCCGAATGCGGGGCCGACGCAGTGGTGATCACGACCCCCTACTACGTCGAGACCGACGACGCTGGTCTGCGTGCACACGTCCGCGAAGCCGCGGAGCGTTCCCCACTGCCGGTCGTGCTCTACAACATCCCCAGCAAGACGCACCACAACATGACGCCATCGATCGTGGCCGATGTCATCGATCTGGAGAATATCGTCGGCATAAAGGACAGTCACGGGGATTGGCCGCAGTTCGAACAGCTTCTCGCCCTACGCGGGCCGGACTTCGTTGTACTTCAAGGCGCGGAACGCTACGCGGCGCAATCGCTGCTTGCGGGTGCGGACGGGCTTGTACCCGGATTGAGCAACGTCGCTCCGCGCCTGTTCGCCGAGATGTTCGACGCGGCGCAGGCAGGCGACCGCGAACGCTTGCTCGCACTCCAGTCGGATGCCGACGCCTTGGGAACGCTTCATACATACGGTCACTGGCTTGCGTGCTTGAAGTACGCCGTTTCACTTGTTGGCCCGACGCAGCCACATACCTTCGCCCGGGTTGTGCCCCTTTCTGATGCGGCACGTGCGACCATCGAGTCACTGGTAAGACGGCAGCAAGGAGGTCCAGAATGA
- a CDS encoding FadR family transcriptional regulator — MIPLKRPPLLYREVQDAIREYILQNRLQPGDALPAEGDLARQLGVSRNSVREAVRSLESLGVIETKRGSGLFVSSFSFDPILDNLQYSLLSNLTELSELLQVRRVLEVGMIETAMIAMTPERIEAIAETVDAMGERAAKGLPFVKEDRAFHRLLFEHVGNSVLVRLLDIFWQGFNKASQYADIADDEPIWTHGAHQAIVDAIVDNDAERARVALAEHYAGLARRIQRASQRRSTE, encoded by the coding sequence ATCATCCCACTTAAGCGCCCGCCCCTGCTCTACCGCGAAGTACAGGATGCGATCCGTGAGTACATCCTGCAGAATCGGCTGCAGCCCGGCGACGCGCTTCCCGCTGAGGGCGACCTCGCACGGCAACTCGGCGTAAGCCGGAATTCGGTGCGCGAAGCGGTGCGCTCGCTCGAGTCGCTCGGCGTCATTGAGACCAAGCGCGGAAGCGGCCTGTTTGTCTCGAGCTTCTCGTTCGATCCGATCCTCGACAACTTGCAATACAGCCTGCTCTCAAATCTGACCGAGCTCTCCGAGCTGCTGCAGGTCCGGCGGGTTCTCGAAGTCGGTATGATCGAAACAGCCATGATCGCAATGACGCCTGAGCGGATCGAAGCGATCGCCGAAACGGTCGACGCGATGGGTGAGCGTGCGGCGAAAGGCCTGCCGTTCGTCAAAGAGGATCGAGCGTTCCACCGTTTGCTCTTCGAGCACGTCGGCAACAGTGTGCTGGTTCGCCTGCTCGACATCTTCTGGCAGGGGTTCAACAAGGCCTCGCAGTACGCGGATATCGCAGACGACGAACCCATCTGGACTCACGGCGCGCATCAAGCGATCGTCGACGCCATCGTGGACAACGATGCCGAGCGTGCACGAGTCGCGCTTGCAGAGCACTATGCCGGACTTGCACGTCGTATCCAGCGGGCTTCCCAGAGACGGAGCACAGAATGA
- a CDS encoding Ldh family oxidoreductase, which yields MPVFAADELRDFTTRLLMAAGAPEDIASAVAASLVTTNLRGHDSHGVQQLMKYVGKIRDGSLVASARPTIESTRGALARVDGGWAFGQITASFGADLAADRAAEYGMAAVALRRVNHIGRAGEYAERIAAQGLIGIVLASGASAGGSVAPFGSRQRMFGTNPMAWAVPTTTGRAPLVLDFATSGIAIGKVQLARDKGERVPPGMLITHDGSPTTDPNDFYNDGVLLPFGLHKGGGLALMLEIIPTLLAGFTPASSPNYRPGNPTLILALDVAYFVDRDEFDDEVRTLLDRIRGSTPLDGVERVLLPGEPESIAALERAVTGIPVPDATWAELSALAVSLGVTV from the coding sequence ATGCCGGTTTTCGCCGCTGACGAACTGAGGGATTTCACCACCCGACTGCTCATGGCAGCGGGTGCGCCTGAGGACATCGCGTCCGCGGTGGCGGCCTCGCTGGTCACAACGAACCTGCGCGGTCACGACTCTCACGGCGTGCAGCAGTTGATGAAGTACGTCGGCAAGATCCGCGATGGCTCGCTCGTCGCGTCCGCCCGTCCCACGATCGAGTCGACACGCGGCGCGCTTGCGCGTGTCGACGGAGGATGGGCATTTGGTCAGATCACGGCATCGTTTGGGGCCGACCTTGCCGCGGACCGTGCCGCCGAGTACGGCATGGCCGCCGTAGCCTTACGCCGGGTCAATCACATTGGCCGCGCGGGTGAGTACGCCGAACGCATCGCCGCACAGGGCCTGATCGGCATTGTGTTGGCTAGCGGCGCGTCCGCCGGCGGTTCGGTTGCGCCGTTCGGCAGCAGGCAGCGTATGTTCGGCACGAATCCGATGGCATGGGCAGTGCCAACGACCACGGGGCGTGCGCCGCTGGTGCTAGATTTCGCCACGTCCGGCATCGCCATTGGCAAGGTTCAGCTTGCGCGCGACAAAGGCGAACGTGTTCCGCCGGGCATGCTGATCACTCATGACGGAAGTCCGACCACCGATCCGAACGACTTCTACAACGATGGTGTGCTGCTGCCGTTTGGATTGCACAAGGGCGGCGGATTGGCGCTGATGCTGGAGATCATCCCGACGCTGTTGGCCGGGTTTACGCCCGCCTCATCGCCCAACTATCGGCCGGGCAATCCCACGCTGATTCTTGCGCTCGATGTTGCGTACTTCGTTGACCGTGACGAGTTCGACGACGAGGTTCGCACCTTGCTGGACAGGATTCGTGGGTCGACGCCGCTGGATGGTGTCGAGCGCGTGCTGCTGCCGGGCGAGCCGGAATCGATAGCAGCGCTTGAGCGTGCCGTGACTGGAATTCCAGTGCCTGACGCGACATGGGCTGAGTTGAGCGCGCTCGCCGTGTCGTTGGGTGTGACGGTATGA